DNA from Methanobrevibacter sp.:
ATAATATGTGATTTTTATTATGTTTTTTAGCATAATGCAATGGAATATCAGATTTTTCTTCACTCTCAAGAGAAGGTAAATCACCAATAACATCCCTTACAGTTGTTTTTGGCATTTTTTCAGGAAATTCCCACTTTTTAATATTTGATATTAGAAAGATAGCTCTTTTTCTAGTTTGTGCAGTTCCATAATCTGCACAATCCAAAACCCCATAATTGATAAAGTAACCAAGAGGCTCTAATTCACGAGTAATGAAATCCAGAATTTTTACTTCTTCATCTTCAACTAATATTGAAAATTTTAACATCTGAGGAACATTTTCAATTATAATATTGCTAGGTCTAACTTTTTTAATAAATTCTATAGTATATATAATTAAGGAATTTCTTGGATCATCTTTGTTCATTTTACCTGCAACACTCATTCCTTGACATGGAGGGGTTGACATTAAAAAATCACAGTTGTTTTCTTCATATAAGTTTATTAATTTATTAAAAATATTTTTATCACTTATATCACCACAGACCATTTCTGAGTCAGGGTATAAATGAGAATAAAAGTCACATCTTTTTTCAATTAATTCATTAGAAACACAAATATTGATGCCTTTTTCTTTTAAGTATGTCTCTCCTATCCCAACATTTGCAAATAAGGAAATTCCGTTTATCATCCAAAAACTCCATTTTTTTAATAATATTTTGTTATTTGTTATATTTATAATTCTTTTTATTATTTATACAATACTTATATTTATATTGGTAAACTATATATAATAAATAGTAAACTTTCATTTTAACATTTTATATTGTTTTATAAGGATTTAATAAAATTATTTCATGATATGTGGGGGATTTTATCATTACAAGCTTAAAAGAAGATTTTAAAAAAGTATTAAATGAATATGAAGCACAAAAGAGACTACCTTTTAGTAAAGATAATGAAATACTTAGATTTGTACATGATTCATTTAGAGATGATCTAGACGAAATGGTTAATGATGACAACTACAAAGTAAAAGGTTCAGTTGGTAAGGGAAACTGGTCTGATTGCCCAACTATTGCTATTATGGACAAGGACATAACACAATCTACTGAAAATGGATACTATTTGGTTTATTTGTTTAAAAAAAATATGAATGGAGTTTATTTATCTTTAAGTTTTGGTTCTAAGCAGTTTGAAAATTCCAAAACAAAAATTGAAGATATTATCGATGAAGTTAGGAAATTAATTAAAGAAGAAAATTTCCCTTTTATCAAGAATACTGATTTTAATTTAGTTATGGATCTTGAAAGTAATGGATATAGGCCAAAATCCTATGAAAAAAGTTGTGTATTATTTAAATATTATGATAAAAATGATTTTCCTGATGAAGATGTATTAAGAAATGATTTAAAAGAATATTTAAACCTATACAAATTCATTAAAAACAATTACAAATTTGAACTTCTAGTAGAAGAAGAGGATGATTCAAAACCTACTGGTACTTTAGAGGACTTTAAGGAGTCTAAATTTGAAAAGTATTCAAATGAAGATTTCTTAAATGAAGTTTTTATAAGCAGTGAAAACTATAAAATTCTAAAAAAACTTCTTGCTAATAAAAAAAATCTTATTTTACAAGGTGCTCCTGGAGTAGGTAAAACATTCGTAGCAAAACGTTTGGCCTATGCAATGATGGGCATAAAAGATGATGAACGAATTGAGATGATACAATTCCATCAAAGTTATTCATATGAAGACTTTATTGAAGGATACCGGCCTATTGAAGAGGGTTATGAACTTCAACCAGGAACTTTTAAAGAGTTCTGTGAAAAAGCTGACAAAGACAAAAATAATGACTATTTCTTCATTATAGATGAAATTAATAGAGGCAATCTTAGTAAGATTTTCGGCGAATTATTTATGCTTATTGAAACTGACAAGAGAGGAGATAATTATAAAATCAAGTTATTATATTCAAAAGAACCATTTTGTATTCCAGAAAATGTTCATATAATTGGTTTAATGAATACAGCAGACCGATCAATTGCTATGATTGATTATGCATTAAGACGCAGATTTGCATTCTTTGACCTTGAACCAGGATTCGATTCAAAAGGATTTAAAGAGTACACAGCTCAAATGAATAATAAAAAATTCAGTGCATTAATAGATTGTATGAAGAACCTTAATATTTCAATAGAAAAGGATGAAAGTCTTGGAAAGGGTTTTAGAATAGGCCATAGCTATTTATGCGATTTAAATAGAGAAAGCATTGATGAGGACTTAGAATACATCATTAATTATGAAATTATTCCACTTCTTAATGAGTACTGGTTTGACGAGCCAGACAAAGTAAATGATTGGAGTGAAAAGCTGAAAAATTGTTTAAATAATTCTTAATTATAAACGGATTGGTGATTTTTTGACTCCACCTGTTAAAAACATCTATTATATGCTGAGTTATTATTTCACTGGCCTTAATTTTAAAGAGTATTCCAAATTATCTGCTGAAGATTTTGATAATATCTACGAACTATTCAGTGAAATTCTTATTCTAGGCTTAAGCAAACAAATTAAACAAGGACTTTTTAAGGACTATATTGATGTTAGTGAAGCCATTAGCACAGTTCATGGCAAAATCAACATCTCAGAATCTATCAAACCCCAAAATATCATCAACAAAAAAATCCAATGTAGCTATGATGAATTTTCCTTTAATTCTTACTTTAATAAAATCATTAAAACCACACTCACTATACTTTTAAAAGCAGATATAACTGATTTAAGAAAACATAAGATAAAAAACATTATTTTTTATTTTAGAGATGTAGATGTAGTTGATATTAATGAAATAAATTGGAAAATAAGATATGATCGAAGTAATCAAACATATAGATTATTAATCGGCATTTGTTATTTAATCATAAATGGCCTTATGCAATCAGAAACTGAAGGTGAACATAAACTAATGAAATTTTTTGATGATGCAAGAATGAGTACATTATATGAAAAATTTATTTTAAATTACTACATAAAAGAACATCCCGAAATTAAAACTCATTCTCCAAAAATAGAATGGCAATTAGATGATGAAGAAGATTACTTGCTGCCTAAAATGCAAACAGACGTGACTTTGGAATATGAAAATAAAATATTAATCATTGATGCTAAGTTTTATTCTAAAATAATAAGTGGCAGGTTTAGTGATACTGTTAGGTCTGCTCA
Protein-coding regions in this window:
- a CDS encoding DNA cytosine methyltransferase, producing MINGISLFANVGIGETYLKEKGINICVSNELIEKRCDFYSHLYPDSEMVCGDISDKNIFNKLINLYEENNCDFLMSTPPCQGMSVAGKMNKDDPRNSLIIYTIEFIKKVRPSNIIIENVPQMLKFSILVEDEEVKILDFITRELEPLGYFINYGVLDCADYGTAQTRKRAIFLISNIKKWEFPEKMPKTTVRDVIGDLPSLESEEKSDIPLHYAKKHNKNHILWMKHTPTGKSAFDNEVYYPKKDGRRIKGYNTTYKRIDWDKPAPTITMCNGAVSSQNNVHPGRKLEDGTYSDARVLSLLEILRLTGLPDDWNIPDWASDNLVRQVVGEGFPPKFSAKLIETMPRRTD
- a CDS encoding DUF3578 domain-containing protein yields the protein MGDFIITSLKEDFKKVLNEYEAQKRLPFSKDNEILRFVHDSFRDDLDEMVNDDNYKVKGSVGKGNWSDCPTIAIMDKDITQSTENGYYLVYLFKKNMNGVYLSLSFGSKQFENSKTKIEDIIDEVRKLIKEENFPFIKNTDFNLVMDLESNGYRPKSYEKSCVLFKYYDKNDFPDEDVLRNDLKEYLNLYKFIKNNYKFELLVEEEDDSKPTGTLEDFKESKFEKYSNEDFLNEVFISSENYKILKKLLANKKNLILQGAPGVGKTFVAKRLAYAMMGIKDDERIEMIQFHQSYSYEDFIEGYRPIEEGYELQPGTFKEFCEKADKDKNNDYFFIIDEINRGNLSKIFGELFMLIETDKRGDNYKIKLLYSKEPFCIPENVHIIGLMNTADRSIAMIDYALRRRFAFFDLEPGFDSKGFKEYTAQMNNKKFSALIDCMKNLNISIEKDESLGKGFRIGHSYLCDLNRESIDEDLEYIINYEIIPLLNEYWFDEPDKVNDWSEKLKNCLNNS
- the mcrC gene encoding 5-methylcytosine-specific restriction endonuclease system specificity protein McrC, whose protein sequence is MTPPVKNIYYMLSYYFTGLNFKEYSKLSAEDFDNIYELFSEILILGLSKQIKQGLFKDYIDVSEAISTVHGKINISESIKPQNIINKKIQCSYDEFSFNSYFNKIIKTTLTILLKADITDLRKHKIKNIIFYFRDVDVVDINEINWKIRYDRSNQTYRLLIGICYLIINGLMQSETEGEHKLMKFFDDARMSTLYEKFILNYYIKEHPEIKTHSPKIEWQLDDEEDYLLPKMQTDVTLEYENKILIIDAKFYSKIISGRFSDTVRSAHLYQIFTYVKNKEIELSNQDHEIAGMLLYAGTKEKIQPDVSYKMSGNEISVNTLDLYCDNFKDIKNQLDKIVENYFGIISDKDYL